From the bacterium genome, the window GCAGTTTTCCCTCTGGTCTTTCAACATCGGGGAAGGAGGCGTTTACCTGAAAACCATGTCCCCGCTTCCCCCGCAAACGGGGTTGGGCGTCCAGTTCAAACTTCCGGGGCTGCGAAAGCTGTTCGATTTCAAGGGCAGGGTCATCCATTCGATAAAGAGCGATTCAGAGGAGCTTCCGGCCGGGATGGGGGTAATGTTCACAGATATTTCGGAAACGATCCGGACCATCCTCAGCCTTTACATGGAGTACCACCTGACGAGTGCGGAACTGCCGGCAAGGTAGGTGTAAATCAATTCCAGGTTCATCCGGGAAATAAGTACCCGCGAATTAGATCAAGCGGTGGTTGTAAGGGATTAAACCTTTTTTTACCACCCGTTCGTCACGATAAGGATGTGACTCACTGGAGACATCACGCCGCTGGCGTGACAGGCTTCGAACACGGAGGAGATCGGAAGGGGTTAAGCTATTCCCTTCACCTGAGCTGGTCGAGGCTTGACGAACGGGATTGAAATGTATTTCCAGCCCGTGTCGTAAGCCTCATCCAGCGGATTTCGAAGAAATCTTTCTCCCGCCGGGAGAAAGCCATGAAGGGAAAATGGTTCTTACCCTGCTTGCATTGGCGGCACCGGCCCGAGCCTGAACCCAGGTTATCCGCCTTTCTCCGCATTTCTCCGTGACTCCGTGGTGAAATCCCGTGCATTGGCGGCACACGCCCGGGCCTTACCCTGGTTTATCCGCCTTTCTCCGTCTACCCTGAGCTTGTCGAAGGGTGTTCTCTGTAGCTCTGTGGTGAATCAGCTTTGGGGATCTGGAGTGGCAGCACAACCTCCGAGAACATGAACCCCTGCACCGCAACTGTTACCCCATGGACATCGGCTGCCGGGATGTCGCCAAGGTCGATGGTGGCCGTTGCGTCCTGAACGAAAAGGACCTTGTACCCCCTCGAATGGGCGTTTCTGGCCGTTGTATCGCAGCACATGAACGACATGAACCCGGCGATCCTCGCAAGGTCGCTGTCGAGTCCCTCCACTGTCCCGATCCCTCCACCCAGTGTCCAGGACCTGGCGTGAAGCTCCCCTTCGACTTCGTAAAGGGTGAACCCATCCGCGGAAGGGAAAACTGGCGGGAACTGCCCTTTACACGGGAACGTAAAAGTTTGAACGGAAGGACCCGGAACAGTTAACGGGTGCAGATGGTGCAGGAAGTGCATTACTGCACCGAACCTTTCCAGGTCTGCACCCTGCTTCCTGCTGCCCTGCCCTGAGTCCCTTTTCTCTCCCTTCTCCCAGCATACCCCGTCTCCCGGGCGCTGACTTTTACGGCAAAGGAGTCATGTCCACCTGGCGGTACTCTTTCCAGTCAATGCCAAGCTTTCGCATCCTGGCGCGCAGGGTGTGCGGGTTGATCTTCAGAAGTCCCGCGGCGCCTTGAGGACCGTCAATACGGCCGTTTGTCGCCCTCAATGCCGCCTCGATATGTCCTGCGATGACAGTATCGAGTGACGGAAAAACCTGGGGAGAGCCGGACAAAGCTGCCTCGTGGGGATGGTCTCTTTCCGGAAGGCCGGCCGCCGGGCCTGAGAATCCAAGAGCCCTGCCTATTTCCAGGCCCTTGCCGTTCCCCAGAAGAACGGCCCGATCGATCACGCTGGCCAATTCACGGACATTACCCGGCCAGCTGTAGGAAACGAGCTGATTCACCTCTTCCCGTGTAGGTGTCAGCGCCGGCAATCCAAAACGCCTTGCCGCACGCAAAGAAAAGTGTATCGCAAGCGCTTCCATATCCTCAGGCCGCTCGCGGAGAGCCGGCAGAAAAATGGGAAATACAGCGATCCTGTAAAGCAGATCACTGCGGAACTGTCCCTTTGCTGCCATGTCCTGCAGATCACGATGGGTGGCAGCCACAACGCGAACGTCGACTTTGAGCTGACGGTTCCCCCCGACCCTCTCGAAGGTTCCATCCTGGAGAACCCGAAGAAGGCGTACCTGTGCGCCCGGCGGCAATTCACCAACCTCGTCCAGTAACAGCGTTCCTCCATCGGCCCGCTCGAACCATCCCTTCCTGATCCCGACAGCCCCTGTGAAGCTACCCCTCTCATGTCCGAAAAGTTCTGAATCAATAAGCTCAGGGGGAATGGCGCCGCAGTTCACGCGGATAAACGGGCCTGATACTCTCCCGGAACGGGAGTGAACAGCACGGGCCACCACCTCTTTTCCCGACCCCGTTTCACCAACGATCAGAACGGGGACATCCGAAGGGCTTACCACCTCAACGAGGGACATCGTCTGGCGCAGGCCGGACTCTGCCCCCACGATATCCTGGCCGATCTCACGGCGGCCCAGTTTCATCAACAGCGAGTGATGCTCCGCCATGACCGTTTCATGCTCGGTCCTCATTTCGCGGAACCTGCCCGCCTTGTCGAGGGCCAGGCTGAACGGTTCCAGCAGCGCCCGCGCGACCTCCCTGTGTCGCGGGCTCAGCGATTTTGACTTCCGGCTCAAAAGGAGCAGCAGGCCCAGGGTTCCATTGGTACAGCTCAACGGTCCTGCCACCAGTTCCCCTTCCATCCCTCCGGGCAGGAACAGCTCACGCTCCCGGATATCATCCCCGGTAAAATGGGCGATCTCGCCTTTCCGACACCAGGCGAGCAGCCGCTCGAGATCAGTGGAGTCAATATTACGTGTCCGGGCCGGCGGTGGAACGTTACCGGCCACGCCCGTTCCCACGGTTTCAATGCGTGACTGCTGAAGGTTGATACGCTGAACCAGCAGAAGCTCAAGGGGCAGATGCTCTCGTATCAGCAGCGCTATCCGCTCTGTGGCCCCCTGGATATCGCTGTCCTGGAACAGTTCCCGCCAGATACCCATAAGTAGTGTTGGTATTCGTTCCATGTCACCCTTTCCCCATCGTAAAGCACATATTTATCGCATATATGAAATATTTCTATCATATTTCACGTGTCAATGGCAAGCAACTCCCAAACAGTACTTTTTCCCCATAAAATTCAACAGGTTATGGAGTTGAGCATAGCGGCACAATTGTTGCTTTGTCTGTTGTCAATCCATCCGTTGGAATATTAACCGCGCAACCGGTCCTGGAAAAGGCCACCAGCAAGCTGGGGGACAAACAATGGAATTGCAATCAAAAGTCAGGACCGTACCGTGCGAGATCGCTTCGGCGGAAGCTGTGACCACCCTCGGTTGGGAGGTGGCCAGGCAGCTGGAACGTGATAAACCCACCGTCCTGGAGCGGCTCAAACCTGACAGGAGAATGGTCCGGGCCGCTCTCGTCGGGATGATTTCCTTCTTCACGGTTTTCCTGGTCGGGTGCTGGCTGGCAGGCAATCCCTTCAGCGCCACCCAACGTGTCGCCTCCGAATTCATCATGGCCAGGGGATGGGCCGGCACCGACGCCTGGAGCATATTGTGGGGGGTGGTGGGGATCGCCATAATATTGGAGTTCCTGGATGCTGCCGCGGGGATGGGATATGGTACCGCCATCACGCCCCTGCTCATGCTGCTTGGTTTTGACCCCATTCAGATCGTACCGGCCGTGATGATCCAGCAGGCGGTCGCCGGGCTGACAGGAGCTTTTCTTCATAATGAGTTCGGAAATGTGGAGTGGAAGTTCAAGCCGATGTCGGAGACGGTGAAACTCTGGCTGATCATTTCCCTCATCGGATGCCTGGCCGTGGTCTTTTCCATTACGGCTGTCTACGGGATACTGAAGATGGCCAAAGTCTGGATCAAGGTCTATGTCGCGATCCTGCTTGTTGTCATGGGCGTCTCTTCGCTGATTGTCGCGAGAAAGGATCGGGCCTACAAACCCGGAAAGATGTTCTTTTTCGGTGCCATGGCCGGGTTCAACAAGGGTGTCGGAGGGGGCGGATACGGCCCGGTGGTGACGGTTGGGGGGATCCTTTCCGGTGTGCCGGTGAAAAGCATGCTGGCTGTCACGGCAATTTCGGAAGGAACAGTATGTGTTTGTTCCATCGTCGTCTGGCTGGTAATGTTGCGCATGGGTACCGTCATCGATTTCATCCTGCTCCCATCCATGCTTCTGGGCAGCATGGTGGCC encodes:
- a CDS encoding sulfite exporter TauE/SafE family protein encodes the protein MELQSKVRTVPCEIASAEAVTTLGWEVARQLERDKPTVLERLKPDRRMVRAALVGMISFFTVFLVGCWLAGNPFSATQRVASEFIMARGWAGTDAWSILWGVVGIAIILEFLDAAAGMGYGTAITPLLMLLGFDPIQIVPAVMIQQAVAGLTGAFLHNEFGNVEWKFKPMSETVKLWLIISLIGCLAVVFSITAVYGILKMAKVWIKVYVAILLVVMGVSSLIVARKDRAYKPGKMFFFGAMAGFNKGVGGGGYGPVVTVGGILSGVPVKSMLAVTAISEGTVCVCSIVVWLVMLRMGTVIDFILLPSMLLGSMVAAVAAPYATRIFPEKAWRTLVPLYCCILAVWCFWKAVPEAMTRLFY
- a CDS encoding sigma-54 dependent transcriptional regulator: MERIPTLLMGIWRELFQDSDIQGATERIALLIREHLPLELLLVQRINLQQSRIETVGTGVAGNVPPPARTRNIDSTDLERLLAWCRKGEIAHFTGDDIRERELFLPGGMEGELVAGPLSCTNGTLGLLLLLSRKSKSLSPRHREVARALLEPFSLALDKAGRFREMRTEHETVMAEHHSLLMKLGRREIGQDIVGAESGLRQTMSLVEVVSPSDVPVLIVGETGSGKEVVARAVHSRSGRVSGPFIRVNCGAIPPELIDSELFGHERGSFTGAVGIRKGWFERADGGTLLLDEVGELPPGAQVRLLRVLQDGTFERVGGNRQLKVDVRVVAATHRDLQDMAAKGQFRSDLLYRIAVFPIFLPALRERPEDMEALAIHFSLRAARRFGLPALTPTREEVNQLVSYSWPGNVRELASVIDRAVLLGNGKGLEIGRALGFSGPAAGLPERDHPHEAALSGSPQVFPSLDTVIAGHIEAALRATNGRIDGPQGAAGLLKINPHTLRARMRKLGIDWKEYRQVDMTPLP
- a CDS encoding isochorismatase family protein, with amino-acid sequence MEGLDSDLARIAGFMSFMCCDTTARNAHSRGYKVLFVQDATATIDLGDIPAADVHGVTVAVQGFMFSEVVLPLQIPKADSPQSYREHPSTSSG